Proteins from a genomic interval of Arachis hypogaea cultivar Tifrunner chromosome 10, arahy.Tifrunner.gnm2.J5K5, whole genome shotgun sequence:
- the LOC112715848 gene encoding glucan endo-1,3-beta-glucosidase 8-like, which yields MAQTKRMLWASCLIFVLVQCHLPSAKCSHALSNVGINWGALTSHPINPYIVVDLLKDNVINKVKLFDVDSWTLGALAGSGIEVMIGIPNDQMERLSNSGQAEQWVKQNLTKHLHGGVDIRYISVGNEPFLASYENKYRSSTFPAMKSIQKAVEKAGVVDQVKVTSCLNADVLDSGSDKPSDGQFRSDIKDVMKEILQFLNDNNSPFFINIYPYLSLYLNPNFPEELAFFDAGRSFEDKGATYTNVFDASVDTLVWALKKEGYSDMKIVVGEVGWPTDGHKSANKDKARRFYHGFLKKLGNQQGSPLHPGVLDVYLFGLFDENLKSIEPGKFERHWGIFEYDGKPKFPVDFSGKGEDHKWPVGAKGVRYLEKQWCVLSEDVKEFSGPVYEALGYACANTDCTSLGYGCSCADLDIRGNVSYAFNQYFQARDQSIEACDFDGLAEIVTSDPSKGTCKFPIVIESAATSLKTRDAIIHILLLGFALFFVTFM from the exons ATGGCTCAAACAAAACGCATGCTATGGGcgtcttgtttgatctttgtctTAGTTCAATGCCATCTACCAAGTGCAAAATGCTCACATGCTTTGTCAAATGTTGGCATAAACTGGGGTGCATTGACATCTCACCCTATAAATCCTTATATTGTTGTTGATCTCTTGAAGGACAATGTAATCAACAAAGTTAAATTGTTCGATGTAGATTCCTGGACACTTGGTGCTCTTGCTGGTTCAGGCATTGAAGTCATGATTGGTATCCCTAATGACCAAATGGAAAGGCTTTCTAACAGTGGCCAGGCTGAGCAATGGGTCAAGCAAAATCTCACCAAACATCTACATGGTGGTGTTGACATCAG ATACATATCTGTTGGAAACGAGCCTTTCTTGGCGAGCTATGAAAACAAGTATAGAAGTTCTACATTCCCAGCAATGAAGAGTATTCAGAAAGCTGTTGAGAAGGCAGGAGTTGTAGACCAAGTTAAGGTTACTTCGTGTTTGAATGCCGATGTGTTAGATTCAGGTTCGGACAAGCCCTCGGACGGACAGTTTCGAAGTGACATCAAAGATGTGATGAAAGAAATACTCCAATTCCTTAACGACAATAACTCACCCTTCTTCATcaacatatatccttaccttagCCTTTATTTGAATCCAAATTTTCCAGAGGAACTGGCATTCTTTGACGCAGGTAGATCATTCGAAGACAAAGGTGCAACTTACACAAATGTGTTTGATGCAAGTGTAGATACCCTTGTTTGGGCATTAAAGAAGGAGGGCTACTCTGACATGAAAATCGTTGTTGGCGAAGTTGGATGGCCGACGGATGGCCACAAAAGCGCCAACAAAGATAAAGCAAGAAGATTCTACCATGGATTCCTTAAGAAACTAGGAAACCAACAAGGAAGCCCTCTTCATCCTGGAGTCTTGGATGTGTATCTCTTTGGTCTTTTCGATGAGAATCTCAAGAGCATTGAACCCGGAAAGTTTGAGCGTCATTGGGGAATTTTCGAATACGATGGGAAGCCCAAGTTCCCTGTAGATTTCTCTGGTAAAGGAGAAGATCATAAATGGCCAGTGGGAGCAAAAGGGGTAAGATACCTAGAGAAGCAATGGTGTGTGTTAAGTGAAGATGTTAAAGAATTTAGTGGTCCTGTTTATGAGGCATTAGGGTATGCATGTGCAAATACTGATTGTACAAGTTTAGGATATGGTTGTTCTTGTGCCGATTTGGATATTCGTGGCAATGTTTCTTATGCTTTTAATCAATACTTTCAAGCAAGGGATCAAAGCATTGAGGCATGCGATTTCGATGGACTGGCGGAAATTGTAACAAGTGATCCATCAAAAGGGACTTGTAAGTTCCCAATAGTCATTGAGAGTGCTGCAACTTCTCTTAAGACACGTGATGCAATAATCCATATCCTTCTTCTTGGCTTCGCTCTATTTTTTGTGACGTTTATGTGA